In Flavobacteriaceae bacterium, the following proteins share a genomic window:
- a CDS encoding carboxymuconolactone decarboxylase family protein: MSTRIETLNPETTTGKSKELFDAVQNKLGFIPNLIKVFGNSPATLQAYLSLGEITGSGTFNAKFREQLALAIAEENECNYCLSAHTAIGKMSGLTETEIEQNRQGTATDAKTQAGLVFAKNVTKNKGVVSTEAIQEFKAAGYNDGDVLEVVLNVVSNTLTNYVNHIAETEVDFPAVEAGKFTVLS, from the coding sequence ATGAGTACAAGAATAGAAACATTAAACCCAGAAACGACTACAGGAAAATCAAAAGAATTATTTGATGCAGTACAAAACAAATTAGGATTTATTCCAAACTTAATTAAAGTATTTGGTAATTCTCCAGCAACATTACAAGCGTATTTAAGCTTAGGGGAAATTACAGGATCTGGAACGTTTAATGCTAAATTTAGAGAACAATTGGCTTTGGCAATAGCTGAAGAGAATGAATGTAATTACTGTTTATCTGCACATACTGCAATAGGAAAAATGAGCGGATTAACAGAAACAGAAATAGAACAAAATCGTCAAGGAACTGCAACAGATGCTAAAACACAAGCAGGATTAGTTTTTGCTAAAAATGTAACTAAAAATAAAGGTGTCGTATCTACAGAAGCAATTCAGGAATTTAAAGCAGCTGGATATAATGATGGTGATGTTTTAGAAGTAGTATTAAACGTAGTATCTAACACATTAACAAATTATGTAAATCATATCGCAGAAACTGAAGTAGATTTCCCAGCAGTTGAAGCAGGAAAGTTTACAGTTTTAAGCTAA
- a CDS encoding helix-turn-helix domain-containing protein gives MAVQDISTYNYKDTFSLSVVQFEKACVVNNPEQIDAYSIYWIKEGKGTYNIDFKRYTFNDNVMFFLSPGQVFSVDSESVKEAYKLSFIRDFYCIATHDKEVSCNGVLFNNVYETPFLKPCESDIKKLDFILENLIEEFETQETGQYDMLQTYLKQFIIHSVRIKKEHFPIKDDVETKLFKDFSLLVEQNFKQMHSVTDYANRLGVSPKSLTKNFQKVGIQTPSDYIKNRLILEAKRQLIYTDDSVKQIAYGLGFNDSAYFSRFFTKSEQKSPLQFKKEYKS, from the coding sequence ATGGCTGTTCAAGATATTTCTACCTATAACTATAAAGATACTTTTTCGTTAAGTGTTGTGCAATTTGAAAAAGCTTGTGTGGTTAATAATCCAGAACAGATAGATGCGTACAGTATTTACTGGATTAAGGAAGGAAAAGGAACTTATAATATAGATTTTAAAAGATATACTTTTAATGATAATGTCATGTTCTTTTTATCACCAGGTCAAGTGTTTTCCGTAGACTCAGAAAGTGTTAAAGAAGCATATAAGCTATCATTTATTAGAGATTTTTATTGTATTGCCACTCACGATAAAGAAGTCTCTTGTAATGGCGTATTGTTTAATAATGTATACGAAACCCCATTTCTAAAACCTTGCGAATCTGATATTAAGAAATTAGATTTTATCCTAGAAAACTTGATCGAAGAATTTGAAACTCAAGAAACAGGGCAGTACGATATGCTACAAACATATTTAAAGCAATTTATTATCCATTCAGTTCGTATAAAAAAAGAACATTTTCCTATAAAAGATGATGTAGAAACGAAACTATTTAAAGATTTTAGCTTGCTGGTAGAGCAAAATTTTAAGCAAATGCATTCGGTAACAGATTATGCTAACCGCTTAGGAGTATCTCCAAAATCACTCACAAAAAATTTTCAAAAAGTAGGCATACAGACACCAAGCGATTATATTAAAAATAGGTTAATTCTTGAGGCAAAACGACAATTAATTTATACAGATGATTCTGTAAAACAAATTGCTTACGGTCTTGGATTTAATGACTCCGCATATTTTTCTCGATTTTTTACAAAATCGGAACAAAAATCACCACTTCAGTTTAAAAAGGAATACAAAAGCTAA
- a CDS encoding DoxX family membrane protein, whose protein sequence is MNGNLLIRIGIGLVFIWGGLEKFIAGFLGGPGLDGATGFLKSIGLDLGGATMVLTIILALTELAGGLLILAGKKLFEAYAVLALVIFVAILLVWAPGAFADFTANNNTTWVGFIVHLGLLFTLAGLALNNKKKA, encoded by the coding sequence ATGAACGGAAATTTATTAATTAGAATAGGAATCGGTCTTGTTTTTATCTGGGGAGGCCTTGAAAAATTTATCGCAGGTTTTTTAGGCGGTCCAGGCCTTGATGGAGCAACAGGGTTTTTAAAAAGTATTGGGTTAGACTTAGGAGGAGCTACTATGGTTTTAACAATTATTTTAGCCCTTACAGAACTTGCAGGTGGACTTCTAATATTAGCTGGTAAAAAATTATTTGAAGCTTATGCAGTACTTGCATTGGTTATATTTGTAGCTATTTTACTAGTATGGGCACCAGGAGCTTTTGCAGATTTTACTGCTAATAATAATACAACTTGGGTTGGATTTATAGTTCATTTAGGATTACTATTTACTTTAGCTGGTTTAGCTCTAAACAACAAAAAGAAAGCTTAG